DNA sequence from the Suricata suricatta isolate VVHF042 chromosome 5, meerkat_22Aug2017_6uvM2_HiC, whole genome shotgun sequence genome:
GCCCTTTGAGAAACACAGGTATGGGAGATGTGTGCACATGCAGCGCCTGCTTCATGGATGTATGGCCTGTGGGGTTGTGCAGGCCCCACATTCAGAAGGGCCCTGCACTTTGGCTTAATGCTCTTCCATCACCTTAAAATTCTTAACAATTTTAGAACAAGGAgtcctgaattttcatttttccctgaGCTCTGCAAATTATGTAGCCAGCTCTCTATACAGGATTTTGTTGTCCATTATTGAAATTGCGTTTTTTGACAACCATGGGTTGCAATTATTCAGTAAtgatttttttacttgtttatattaTACTGTAAACGCTAGGGCCCCTTCTAAGCTCTATAAGTGATTGCATATCATTTATCATAGAACATTCAGTAGGAAATCTTAACAGTTTTCttgaagaaatttaattttttaaaatatttatctagagagagacagagagtgagagcatgcatgcatgtggggaggggaggagcagagatagagtaAAGGAGTAGAgcgagaagcccaagcaggctcagcactatcagcacagagcccagctcagggctcagtctcacgaaccatgagatcatgaccagagctgagatcaggagtgcAACACTTaacgagctgagccacccaggagcccctgaaagatttaatttttatcccTAGCCTTGAACATAGATACTATGTTTATGTTATTCTTATACACGATTTTTTTCTCCCAGGATggtacaaaacagaaaagagaacggAAGAAAACAGTGTCGTTCAGTAGCATGCCGACAGAGAAGAAGATCAGCAGTGCAAGTGATTGCATCAATTCGATGGTCGAGGGTTCAGAACTCAAAAAGGTTCGCTCCAACTCCAGGATTTACCATAGGTATTTTTTACTGGATGCTGAcatgcagagcctgaggtgggagcCATCTAAGAAGGATTCTGAGAAAGCCAAGATTGATATTAAATCCATCAAGGAAgtgagaacaggaaaaaatacagacATATTCCGCAGCAATGGCATTTCTGACCAGATATCTGAAGATTGTGCATTTTCAGTCATATATGGAGAGAATTATGAGTCACTTGATTTGGTTGCCAACTCTGCAGATGTTGCAAACATCTGGGTTACGGGACTGCGGTATTTAATTTCTTATGGAAAACATACACTTGATATGTTAGAAAGTAGTCAAGACAACATGAGGACTTCTTGGGTTTCACAAATGTTTAGTGAAATTGATGTAGAAGACCTTGGACATATAACTCTGTGTAATGCTGTGCAGTGCATCAGAAACCTCAATCCCGGTTTAAAAACTAGCAAAATTGAGCTCAAGTTCAAAGAGTTGCACAAATCCAAGGACAAAGCTGGTACTGAAGTCACAAAAGAAGAATTTGTTGAGGTTTTCCATGAGCTTTGTACCAGACctgaaatttatttccttttagttcAGTTTTCAAGCAATAAAGAATTTCTTGATACCAAGGACCTTATGATGTTTCTTGAGGCAGAGCAGGGTGTGGCAcatataaatgaggaaataagcCTTGAGATTATTCACAAATATGAGCCATCCAAAGAAGGTAAGGAAAAGGGCTGGCTTTCCATAGATGGGTTCACTAATTACCTTATGTCACCTGACTGTTATATATTTGATCCAGAACATAAGAAGGTCTGTCAAGATATGAAGCAACCGTTGTCTCATTACTTTATAAACTCATCTCATAATACATACTTAATAGAGGATCAGTTCCGAGGTCCCTCTGATATCACAGGATACATCCGAGCTCTTAAAATGGGTTGCCGGAGTGTTGAATTAGATGTTTGGGACGGGCCAGATAATGAACCCGTTATTTACACAGGCCACACCATGACCTCTCAGATAGTCTTCCGCAGTGTCATTGATATTATTAACAAGTATGCATTCTTTGCTTCAGAGTATCCTCTTATCTTGTGTTTAGAAAATCACTGTTCTATTAAACAGCAGAAGGTAATGGTTCAGCACATGAAGAAAATCTTAGGAGACAAGCTCTATACAACATCACCCAATGTGGAGGACTCTTACCTACCATCCCCAGATGTCCTGAAAGGGAGGATACTAATTAAAGCAAAGAAGCTGTCCTCAAATTGTTCAGGTGTGGAAGGGGATGTTACTGATGAAGATGAGGGAGCAGAAATGTCTCAGAGGATGGGAAAAGAGAACGTGGAGCAGCCCAACAATGTGCCTGTGAAGCGATTTCAGCTCTGTAAAGAACTGTCTGAACTGGTGAGCATCTGCAAGTCAGTTCAGTTCAAAGAATTTCAGGTGTCATTTCAGGTTCAGAAATACTGGGAAGTCTGTTCATTTAACGAAGTGCTTGCCAGCAAATACGCCAACGAGAATCCAGGGGACTTTGTAAATTACAACAAACGTTTCCTTGCGAGGGTTTTCCCCAGCCCCATGAGAATTGACTCCAGTAACATGAACCCCCAAGACTTTTGGAAGTGTGGGTGTCAGATCGTAGCCATGAACTTTCAGACCCCAGGCCTGATGATGGACCTGAATATTGGTTGGTTTAGACAGAATGGGAACTGTGGCTATGTCCTTCGGCCGGCCATCATGAGAGAGGAAGTCTCTTTCTTCAGCGCCAACACAAAGGACTCTGTCCCCGGGGTTTCACCTCAGCTTCTTCACATTAAAATCATCAGCGGGCAGAACTTTCCCAAACCCAAAGGATCAGGTGCCAAAGGTGATGTAGTGGATCCTTACGTATACGTTGAAATTCACGGAATTCCTGCTGACTGTGCAGAACAAAGGACAAAAACAGTGCACCAGAACGGGGATGCTCCCATTTTTGATGAGAGCTTTGAATTTCAAATCAACCTCCCTGAACTGGCCATGGTGCGCTTTGTCGTACTCGATGATGACTACATTGGGGATGAGTTCATTGGTCAGTACACGATTCCCTTTGAGTGTTTACAGACGGGCTACCGCCATGTCCCTCTGCAGTCACTGACTGGAGAGGTCCTAGCACACGCTTCTTTGTTTGTCCACGTGGCCATTACGAACCGAAGAGGAGGCGGGAAACCTCACAAAAGGGGCCTTTctgtgagaaaagggaaaaaatccagGGAATATGCATCTTTAAGAACATTGTGGATTAAAACTGTAGATGAGGTGTTCAAGAATGCCCAGCCCCCTATACGGGATGCCACAGAtctgagagagaacatgcaggtATGTTCTTGGGATTAAGTATTTACTCAATAGCTTTTCTTCACAGTGCAGGCTTTGGAGGGGTTTGTTTTTAGAATGGTatgtttgattttaaataatttgtaagtTCCAATTATTATTAGAACATTTACCACTAGTctcattttttatcattatgattTCCAAAACCAATACCAAAAGTTGGTATTGAAAATATTGATAATGtattagaataaatttttattaaaattaaattaaattctattaatattaaaataaatttgctgTCTCACATAACCACTTGCTAGTCCTTTTTAATCGTAGTCCTTGTCTGCTTAACAGATCCTCATATTTTTTCCTAAGAATGCACATGGGAATCTCTGTTTTATTCTGAATAATCTTTAGCTGGAGCACACTTTGAGGacttatcaaaataaaagggACATGTTCCAGTCCTTCTTCTGGAGCTATAGTGCTAGGGAAATAGTAAGCCCTTAAGTGAGCCAATACGTTTGTGTTTTGAGTCTCCTCTTGATTTTAGAGGACAGCTATTCAATTGTTTAAGTAAAAGACACGTGGTGTCTGTATTTAGTAAAAGTCTAAGATAATAATTACCTCTAAACTGTATAATGACTAAAAGCACTCAGTTAGGAATTAATGTATGTAATTAAGGATGGTCCACATGTCCAGCAATATATTAAGGCCTGCCTCACAGAGCTGAGCGGCCCTAACCCGTCCCCATGTGTGAGAGAGCCACATCTGTGGTAGCTGGTCGGCATGTGTTTGTATTATACATAcagtatgtgtattatatatgtgtgtgtatatatattatatctgtaATGTATCAGctgattatacatatatatgtgtatatatatgtgcatatatatatatatatatatatgtatgtataaaactaTTATGAGAAGAATGCCTCCAGCAAGGAAGCTCTGATTCAGAATATTTGGCAGACATCAACCCTGTACAGATGTTATACCTCGTTAATAAAAAGACCTTACCACAGTGGAGcacttttattctctttctctccaagtaAAAGCATCACAGTAATCTGAAGGGCTTCTCTCCCTACTTCTGAGAGTGAAAATGGTTTGGTAAACCCTCAGCTCTGAGCCCGTCCCATGGTCCCCTGTGGCAGGGCCGCTGCTGTGTGTGTGACACAGCCTTCCCGTGAGGATTCTCCAGAGCTTGAACATCTTGTTTCCAGAGCTGCAAGTCTGCGCTGACCCCACAGGGCAGATGGGAGCGGTTTTAAGGAGCACCTGCGGAGCGCCGCAGTCCTGCCGTGAGGACGCAGCCGTGAATCAGCAGTCCCTTTAGTTAGGAGTGGGCAGTCGGGGAGGGAATCAGACCGTGAGCAGGTAGGTGAATGAGCAGATAGGTCAGTTGCAGACACAAGCAAGGGccatgaagaaaattaaacaggAAGGTGTGATGGAGAGATTGGGAGACCCTGCTGTCGATATCACAGTCGTGGTTTATTGTCACAAGCAGTCGACATCCGGGTGATTTTGAGCAAAATGACATAGAGtttgatgttcatttttttaaatttttttaatgttttatttatttttgatgcagagaaagacagagcatgagagggggagggtcagagagagaaggagacacagaaccagaagcaggctctgagctggctgtaagcacagagcctgacgcggggctcgaacccacgaacgtgagatctgacctgagccgaagttggaggcttaaccgactgagccccccaggcgcccctgatgttcatttttaaagagctattaataaaaagaaaatgtttagatCTGAAGCCACAGTGCTGCTCCTTTCTAAGACTAGGGTATCTGAGGGCAGAAGACACCGGACTAGGAAGGCCCAGACTCCTCCCTTTTGGCCACCATGCTCAGCCAGATAGGGACCTTCATGTGCCTGGAATAACACCTGTTCTGGTTAGGATGTACCTGTTGTTACAGCATAGTGGTTAAGAGCCCAGGTCTCAACATCAAATTGCAGGTACAATCTTGACTCCttcacttaccagctgtgtgtccTTAAGAGAGGGGTTAGAGccgagactcagtttcctcacccacACCTggttgagagaattaaatgaggtaataggTAGTAAGTATACCTACTGTAGCTTAGCCCTTAGTAAGTACTCAAAGAATGCTATCTCACAGTGTTTTACACCCTTAAGAGGTTTTCTTTAATGGATATTTTAATGATATACGTCTGGTGACTAGCATaaacagagagggggggaaaTCTTGAAATCACTGGGCTCACTGATAGGCATGGTCTCCTGCTGGGCAGGCCTCTCCAGTAAACCACAGTGCCCTCACAGTTCCTTTCTATCCTCTGGTGGTGTGCTGGCCATCTTTGGCATCCCTTGGCTGGCAGATTGCTGCCTTCATCTTCATGTAACTTTGAAGCTAAGAAGCAGAGATAGAGCAgactctctctcctgccctcagagGAACAAACCATATCgaaaccttgatcttggacctctagCCTCcctgagacaataaatttgttgtataacccctcccccccaaattccTTTACATTTGGAAACAGCATAAGCAGATGAGAGATATTCAAGTTTCTGCCTCACAAacactcttttcctttttggatgGCTGGCATATTTGACACTTACTttaagcctgatttttttttctttacctctttttGTTTGCTCACGATTGCATATCAGCCTTAGCACCTCTGTGAACTTTGATCTGAAAAGAGGCTTGACCCTTCAGAAGAATTTTACTTTTTGATAAATTGGTATTGCAAATGGCTATGACTGtatttactttggaaaacagccaaTTTTTCTTGGAATAAAATAATCACTAGCTAATTCTGTCATAACATTGCAAATAACCACTGTATTAGGCAGTTCAAATATAATCAGGTATAATATCCGTGAGAAACTAAAGCCTCTGGTTAATTACAAagtgcttcctttctttcctcttaacaGAATGCAGTGGTGTCATTCAAAGAGCTGTGTGGCCTCTCCTCCGTGGCCAATCTCATGCAGTGCATGCTGGCGGTGTCTCCCCGCTTTCTGGGAGCAGATAACACACCCCTCGTGGTCCTGAATCTCAGCGAGCCGTATCCCACAATGGAGTTGCAGGGAATCGTGCCTGAGGTTCTAAAGAAGATCGTAACAACCTACGACATGGTGAGTTCTTAGTACTTTCATGGACCCTGAGTGAGAGAGACATCTTCAGACAATACACCAGACATACTTTGGCCCTCTTGCTAAGGTGTGCGTTCCTATTTCATGCTTCATGTAACTATGTTGGAAACATTATTCCTCTGACCTCACTGTATTTGAAAGAGCttagtgttttattattgttgGTTTAGAAAGCAGGATTCAGAAACCCCTGCATCAGTTGAATTAAATAGCAGAGAGCTTTTCAAGAATatatctgacttgatttctaAAGCCTACAGTATTTTCTACACACAtatagcaaattttttttttccatatctctCCGCAACCAGCCATTGATttgcacatttttgttttgttttcattttttcagacTGGTAAAAGTgagaagtttaattttttctaaaataagttttaaacacCATTAGGGACAATTGCTTCCATCACATGATTATAATGtttgatattttccttccttACAGCAGCTGCTCTGAGATACCTGTAATTTGTAATCAGCTTAACGTTAATGAGGTATCCTCAGGACACCTAGAATATTACATTTCTGTATTTACATATATCTCGCATTTTCATAATCACATTCTGCTCTTACTGTCTTTTTCAAGGTAGCATAGCTCTGAGGGAGAATTAGTGGGTGAACAACTCTGTTTCAAGCCCACAGTGTAGTAGAGGCCGTCAGGACTCAGGAGTGCTGGCCGCTGCTCTCCCGCCCAAGAGGTTAGGTGGGCCAGGCTGGCAACCCTTGCCTTTCAGGGTGCCCAGCGGTGCGAGGTCACGCCTGCCACCTCCTCCACATGAAATGCGGGGGCTAAAACCACAAAACACTGGGCTTCATCTGATGTAGCCTGCTGTGTCGGAGACAAAATGAGATTGGCATCATAAACCATAAactaacagaaatatttttggcTGTTCTAGAAGTTGATCTGAAAGCTTTAATTCAGAAGGATTTCTACaattcaaagaaaagagagaacacattagGTCAGCATTTCCCACAGTGTGTTCAGAGAAACCTTGGTTTCTTAGGATATTAGTAAATGTCACATGGGTGAAAGGGTTTCATGGTGAAATAATTTGGGGAAACACTGGTTTGAGCAAAATTAACCATATGTCTTTCCTGCCGGACTTCTTAGGGGCTTTTATTTGATGATGCAGTGAGTTCCCAAGAGGGAGATAGATACACTATGCCCCATTTCACAAATCGACTTGACCGTGGGGTACTGtttccaaaaacaaacatttgaaatacCTTTTGTTCCTGATCTTCTTCACTTCTTGACCATATTCACTCGAGTCTTCAGGTAAATGAGATCTGGAGGTTCAAGTCAGTAGTCAACACAGTATTTTAAACAGCTTATCAATTCATGACCTTAAAAAGGTGGTTTGTGAGCTTCTTCCTAGCTTCCTGTGCAGTGGCCTTACGTTTTAGCAGATGCGAATTAGTCCCTACTATCCCTAGCTTAGAGTTCATGGTAGTGTAAGAGATATAAAGGGCTGGACAGTGGACCCTGCAGGCAAACTACAGAGGATGGCCGTCAACCTGAAGAAGGGATGGAGGCCAGGGGCAAATGCATCTAAACCCTGAGGGGGAGCACTGTGCTGAGTGCCACAGGGGTCACAGGAGCGAATGTGACTCACCCGTGTCCTCAGGGAGCCATGCAGTATACTAGAAGGAGATGGAGGCAGCTGGGGGGCAAAACAAGAAGCTTATGCTGTGATCCtctgtggcaaaaaaaaaaaaagtattggaaaGATAGGAGAAGAGGTAAAAATGGGAAAGTTTGAAGAGCTCTTTCATGCTGTGACCGAGACCACCTAGTAAGTCCCTACCTCCTCAAGTTTTATGAGGAGGAATCAGAAGAAGTAGCTAATGTGTGTAAATGCTTCTTAAGCTGAAGCCACAAATAACACCATCAGACATTTTGTAGACCTATTTTGTTCACCAAAATCTAACATGACTTAGACCCTGATCTCTGTGGCAGTCACACCGTGACTTTTTTTCATGGTGACCTTTTTAACAGGGACTTGCTGAGAGTTGGGGTGGTGGAACCCCATGTAGGTGATAACAGGGTGGACTGAACAAGGGTGAGGTCCCGGACTTAGTCCAGGGGCTGAGAGCCGACCCTGAGTGGGAGGTTCTCAGGGATCCTCTCAAGAGGCTTACGGACGCCGGCAACCTCACAGCACCCATCAGCATATTCGGCCCAGGAGTCACTCCGTGCTCCTTgcttccctgccccttcctcttcctgggcTGATAAATGATAACTCTCGTCTGCACAGAACGTCACAGATGTGTTGTTGCAGAAGTGATAAGACAGAATGTTTTAGCTTGtttcaatgttttaaattgtGAAGTTACTCTTACATAATGTTTAATTGAATTGGCTGAGCTGCATCATACCCCTAGTTCTATTGATTTGTTCTGTTTTACCTCCCATCTGAAAAGCtaagctataaaatatttaaaattaagtttgtattattataatttgaattttaaaaactgtaatattGCTATAGCAATAActcttgtaatattttttagtCCTTTTATCAGTAACTCAATGGTTTCTCACCTGTGACAATTAATTGACTAACGCTAGCTGAAAGAGTATCAATGGGACATGGACGAGGGTCTCGGAGAGCCTGTAACTTTAAATACAGCtctttatttttgtgatgttATATGGAGTTTAACCCACAAGTAACCTTGGAAATAAGATCTTATTTCATTTCGTTGACTTCCCATTTATACTTTGAAGCTTGGCTCCAAATGAGAAGTAAAAATACTGTGAGAAATCCCCTCCAGAAATCCTGTGTCATTGCCAGTCGGCACTGCTGGAGCCTGCCCGCTGGGAAGAGCGGGGCCATGACATGGCCTTTCTTGAGTGCACAGATATTTACTTCTGCTATCACGACTGTGGTTACTTTTCAGTGTCTAGACTCTTACTAATAAACCAGTATGTCAGAAATATGCCAGTTCCTTTGTGAAAAAGGAGAATGCCAAGAAGGAATTGGCTGTGGAAATGTGAACCACGTGTAAGCCACGTCAGAGTCTAGAGAAGAATGCCCAGATGCAGGGTGGTCACACATCCTGGTTTTCCTGCCGATACACCTGTTATCCCAGAataattatttactaattttcCCTTTGACTCTTAGCAGTGTCCCTGTTTAGATAATTAGTTGTATGGTCACTCTACCCATAGCCCCTAGATTGTCCTCATGGCTCCTGTGATTACCACCaacaaatggatttttaaatataccCAAATTCTGTTTTTACCCTGTTTGTGGTACCCTCTTGGGTCCTGGAAGTGATGAGGTTTAGCCCTGGTTCCAAACCATCcagtagaagaggaagaagagaattacAGATACCTTCTTAGACTAGGAAGATCGGGGTTGTTGAAAATAGGGACTGGACTGGTACGAAGAGTGGGAATGTCCATGTGTTGTCAGACAAGTAAGCCTTTTCTTCCCTTGAGATGCTTATAATTTAATAGAAGAGATAAAGTGTATTCATAGATAGTAAAGTGATacataatagatattttaaaatatgtcagcaaattatttgaatatttgtggGCAAGAATGGTCAGTTTCAGGTATAAGGAGTGGGCAGACTTCAGGGAAATGTTGGCCTTTGAGCTAGACCTTTAAGAATGAGTCACATATCAACAGGTAGAGATGATAAGAAGTAGGCTGTTGAAAGCTGAGCTCACAGAGTGAAACGTGCAGAAATGTGGAAGCACATCTTCTGGGAAATTCACGTTTGGACCATCGTCATTCCTGTACATTTCTGAGCAGCACAA
Encoded proteins:
- the PLCL2 gene encoding inactive phospholipase C-like protein 2, producing MPTEKKISSASDCINSMVEGSELKKVRSNSRIYHRYFLLDADMQSLRWEPSKKDSEKAKIDIKSIKEVRTGKNTDIFRSNGISDQISEDCAFSVIYGENYESLDLVANSADVANIWVTGLRYLISYGKHTLDMLESSQDNMRTSWVSQMFSEIDVEDLGHITLCNAVQCIRNLNPGLKTSKIELKFKELHKSKDKAGTEVTKEEFVEVFHELCTRPEIYFLLVQFSSNKEFLDTKDLMMFLEAEQGVAHINEEISLEIIHKYEPSKEGKEKGWLSIDGFTNYLMSPDCYIFDPEHKKVCQDMKQPLSHYFINSSHNTYLIEDQFRGPSDITGYIRALKMGCRSVELDVWDGPDNEPVIYTGHTMTSQIVFRSVIDIINKYAFFASEYPLILCLENHCSIKQQKVMVQHMKKILGDKLYTTSPNVEDSYLPSPDVLKGRILIKAKKLSSNCSGVEGDVTDEDEGAEMSQRMGKENVEQPNNVPVKRFQLCKELSELVSICKSVQFKEFQVSFQVQKYWEVCSFNEVLASKYANENPGDFVNYNKRFLARVFPSPMRIDSSNMNPQDFWKCGCQIVAMNFQTPGLMMDLNIGWFRQNGNCGYVLRPAIMREEVSFFSANTKDSVPGVSPQLLHIKIISGQNFPKPKGSGAKGDVVDPYVYVEIHGIPADCAEQRTKTVHQNGDAPIFDESFEFQINLPELAMVRFVVLDDDYIGDEFIGQYTIPFECLQTGYRHVPLQSLTGEVLAHASLFVHVAITNRRGGGKPHKRGLSVRKGKKSREYASLRTLWIKTVDEVFKNAQPPIRDATDLRENMQNAVVSFKELCGLSSVANLMQCMLAVSPRFLGADNTPLVVLNLSEPYPTMELQGIVPEVLKKIVTTYDMMIQSLKAVIENADAVYEKIVHCQKAAMEFHEHLHSIGTKEGLKERKLQKAVESFTWNITILKGQADLLKYAKNETLENLKQIHFAAVSCGLNKPGTENADIQKPRRSLEVIPEKANDETGD